Below is a window of Bacillota bacterium DNA.
TTGGACCAGGGGTTTCCCCGTCGTCTCCGAGGGAGCGCTGGACCGTGAGAGCTGTCTCGCCCACGTCCTGCCACTGGAGTCCCAGGATCTCCCCGATCCTCAGCGCGGTGGCGAGGGCGAGCTCCACAGCGCGGGCGTATTTGGCGCCCACGAGCTCAGTTTCGGCGGCCATGGCGGCGGCCATGACCGCCCGCGCCTCCGCGGGGTCAAGCGCCCTCATTTCAGGCGCCGTCCACCTGGGCTTCCGCGCCCGCGTTCCGCTGGCCGGGTTATCCGGCCGCAGGCCCCATCGTACGGCGTCGCCTAGCGCCCGCCCCAGCACGATGCCGCGCTCGGCCACGGTGCGCGGTGAGAGCCCAAGGCTGAGGAGCTCAGAGTACATCCTCTCCACGTGAAGGGGGGTCAGGGCCTGGAGCTGTGGCAAGGCTTGTCCTCCCGATGGCCTGCACCGCCGCCCCGTAGGTGGCGATGCTCGCCGGGGCAAGCTGATGGCGCACCGCCCCAAGCCACTCGGTCAAGTACTCCGGAAAGACCACCACGGGCAGTTCGGGAGATGCGATAGGTGTCCTTCCGGCGGGTGCACACCGGGGGCGCAACAGGAATAGGCCAGGAAAAAGAGAAGCGTC
It encodes the following:
- a CDS encoding tyrosine-type recombinase/integrase yields the protein MPQLQALTPLHVERMYSELLSLGLSPRTVAERGIVLGRALGDAVRWGLRPDNPASGTRARKPRWTAPEMRALDPAEARAVMAAAMAAETELVGAKYARAVELALATALRIGEILGLQWQDVGETALTVQRSLGDDGETPGPTKSAAGVRTVPLAQQAREALRRQRLWQKQERLAWGPAWKQTGYVFTHENGEAIGRRTLGLWF